The Coregonus clupeaformis isolate EN_2021a chromosome 8, ASM2061545v1, whole genome shotgun sequence genome has a segment encoding these proteins:
- the LOC121571012 gene encoding complement component C1q receptor codes for MGSPVRCTAAVVVSLLGLLYYSPPVLGQELQERDALCNEDGCFVVYFQRKTFLDSWRSCKEKGGNLATVKLQEEADTIAALFSSVELRSPRTMVRVWIGLQRQPRQCTASRPLRGFTWTTGDQDTQYTNWLRDDSPSTCSAPRCVVMTYGTAAHEQHDNFKWLDGSCSVPVDGYLCRYTYKGMCPAVWREGGGNALYSTPFSLLSSLLTHVPFGSVATMPCPGRTEEEQSVLCMLREDGTVGWSREMPLCTDTTEKSWCDRDNGGCEHFCREAGEHYYCECSDGFQLGDNGQTCGAVDPCHSAPCEFECLPLSDGYRCACPEGYMLAPDERGCLDVDECLQSPCEQLCVNAPGTFECRCREGYRPDEEGECEDVDECMEDPCEHACENTPGSHVCHCHLGFSPLPEDPSHCQDTDECQIPGTCQQMCVNYEGGFECYCEVGYELLSDHFSCRKIGEGEDSTTAATPSYPWVTRQPGPKWDPQEPVYHWIPQQANTDWPPEEEESLDWLTDPPRLESDIIWVTSAPQEEPVLNHNPFLVPPTEEPEEEEEEEEEYTPGWDIMNWNAPAKVQPELEPTPSLSPSPTSDTSPTPTPTPDWYEEEEDDETTTSPSVLPTSTISGGAWNWFWISSTTSSQEEGLTMWQEPITDQYVPASNYDEAEENEEEGGIDDEWVISPPEMGQGENQKQHTPSLPPPLAPQTPLTPDQGVKEVEVEVEDERGPPQEDEVEGDERGPPQEDEVEWEDERGPPQEDEVEGKDERGPPQEDEVEGKDERGPPQEDEVEGEDERGPTQEDEEDEVEGEDERGPPQEDEVEGEDERGPPQEDEVEGEDERGPPQEDESSQKQDGVNWLLVGLLVPLCIFIVVMVALGIIYCTRCAVTPRNKSATDCYHWISGAHDKQGAPNPSKGMQSHV; via the exons ATGGGCTCCCCAGTGCGCTGTACTGCTGCTGTAGTCGTCTCACTACTGGGTCTCCTCTACTATAGTCCCCCTGTATTGGGCCAGGAGCTACAGGAGAGGGACGCTCTGTGCAACGAGGACGGCTGCTTCGTAGTCTACTTTCAGCGCAAGACCTTCCTGGACTCCTGGAGGAGTTGCAAGGAGAAGGGAGGCAATCTGGCCACAGTCAAACTCCAGGAGGAGGCTGACACGATCGCTGCTCTCTTCTCCAGTGTGGAGCTACGGAGCCCCAGAACCATGGTCCGGGTGTGGATCGGTCTCCAGAGACAGCCTCGTCAGTGTACCGCCTCTCGCCCTCTCCGTGGGTTCACCTGGACTACGGGTGACCAGGATACCCAGTACACCAACTGGCTCAGGGACGACTCGCCCAGCACCTGTTCGGCCCCGCGCTGTGTGGTTATGACCTATGGCACAGCCGCCCACGAGCAGCATGATAATTTTAAATGGCTGGACGGCTCGTGTTCGGTGCCAGTGGATGGCTACCTGTGCCGCTACACCTACAAGGGCATGTGCCCGGCGGTTTGGAGAGAGGGGGGCGGCAACGCCCTCTATAGTACCCCCTTCAGCCTCCTCAGTAGCCTCCTTACCCACGTGCCCTTTGGATCTGTAGCCACGATGCCCTGCCCGGGGCGCACCGAGGAGGAGCAGTCAGTGTTGTGTATGCTGAGGGAGGATGGCACTGTGGGGTGGTCCAGGGAGATGCCCCTCTGCACCGACACCACAGAGAAGAGCTGGTGTGATCGGGACAATGGAGGGTGCGAGCATTTCTGCCGGGAGGCCGGGGAACACTACTACTGTGAGTGCTCGGACGGCTTCCAGCTCGGTGACAATGGGCAGACATGTGGCGCTGTCGACCCGTGCCACAGTGCCCCCTGCGAGTTCGAATGCCTTCCCCTGTCGGACGGCTACCGCTGCGCCTGCCCCGAAGGCTACATGCTGGCCCCGGATGAGCGTGGCTGCCTGGATGTAGATGAGTGCCTGCAGAGCCCCTGCGAGCAGCTGTGCGTCAACGCCCCGGGGACCTTCGAGTGCCGCTGCCGTGAGGGCTACCGGCCGGACGAGGAGGGCGAGTGTGAGGATGTGGACGAGTGCATGGAGGACCCATGCGAGCACGCCTGCGAGAACACGCCTGGCTCCCACGTCTGCCACTGCCACCTGGGCTTCTCCCCCCTGCCCGAGGACCCCTCCCACTGCCAGGACACCGACGAGTGTCAGATCCCTGGGACATGTCAGCAGATGTGTGTGAACTACGAGGGGGGCTTCGAGTGTTACTGCGAGGTGGGCTACGAGCTACTCTCTGACCACTTCTCATGCAGGAAGATAGGGGAGGGTGAGGACTCAACTACCGCAGCCACGCCCTCTTACCCCTGGGTCACCCGCCAACCCGGCCCCAAGTGGGACCCCCAGGAACCCGTGTACCACTGGATCCCCCAGCAGGCCAACACCGACTGGCCCCCGGAGGAGGAAGAGTCCCTGGACTGGCTCACAGACCCTCCCAGGCTGGAGAGTGACATTATCTGGGTCACCAGCGCACCCCAGGAGGAGCCAGTCCTAAACCACAACCCATTCCTGGTCCCCCCCACGGAAgagccagaggaggaggaggaagaagaggaggagtatACACCCGGCTGGGACATCATGAATTGGAATGCCCCAGCCAAGGTCCAGCCAGAGTTGGAACCCACGCCCAGTCTCTCTCCCAGCCCCACATCCGACACATCCCCCACCCCAACTCCCACACCTGACtggtatgaggaggaggaggatgacgaAACCACTACCAGTCCCTCAGTCCTCCCCACCTCCACAATCTCGGGAGGGGCATGGAACTGGTTCTGGATCAGTTCCACCACCTCCAGCCAGGAAGAAGGACTTACCATGTGGCAGGAGCCAATCACTGACCAGTACGTCCCCGCATCCAACTATGATGAAGCTGAGGAGAATGAGGAAGAGGGGGGAATTGACGATGAATGGGTGATATCCCCCCCAGAGATGGGCCAGGGTGAGAACCAGAAACAGCACaccccctccctgcctcctcccctggCTCCCCAAACTCCCCTCACCCCCGACCAGGGCGTtaaagaggtggaggtggaggtggaggatgaGAGGGGGCCGCCCCAGGAGGACGAGgtggagggggatgagagggggccGCCCCAGGAGGACGAGGTGGAgtgggaggatgagagagggccGCCCCAGGAGGACGAGGTGGAGGGGAAGGATGAGAGGGGGCCGCCCCAGGAGGACGAGGTGGAGGGGAAGGATGAGAGGGGGCCGCCCCAGGAGGacgaggtggagggggaggatgagagagggccGACCCAGGAGGatgag GAGGacgaggtggagggggaggatgAGAGGGGGCCGCCCCAGGAGGacgaggtggagggggaggatgAGAGGGGGCCGCCCCAGGAGGacgaggtggagggggaggatgAGAGGGGGCCGCCCCAGGAGGATGAGAGCAGCCAGAAGCAGGATGGTGTCAACTGGCTGCTGGTAGGCCTCCTGGTGCCACTCTGCATCTTCATCGTGGTGATGGTGGCACTGGGCATCATCTACTGCACCCGCTGCGCCGTCACGCCACGCAACAAGTCCGCCACCGACTGCTACCATTGGATCTCCGGGGCACACGACAAGCAGGGCGCGCCCAATCCCAGCAAGGGGATGCAGTCACATGTTTAA